From the Deltaproteobacteria bacterium genome, the window TTACCCGTCGCGGCTATCGGCCTGCCGGTCCTGGAACTGTTGGCCGGGATAGGCGTTATCCTGGCCATCAGGGGGAGTTTAAGTGTGATGCTCTCCTTATTGGCCCTTTTTACAGCGGTTCTCTGGTACGGGATTTTAAGCAATTTAAATGTCGATTGCGGCTGTTTTTCGGGTGAAGATTTAAAGAGTCAGGCCGGGCTTTGGCAGGCCTTTTACCGGGATTTGATCATGATGGGAGGCGTCATTGTTTTATACGGTTCAAGGTGGCTTAAGTTCGACCGAAAAATACCTGTACCTTTATGGAGAAAATAGAAAAATTCAGGCAATAGGCACGAGGCTATAGGCTATAGGAAAAGAAAAATCCGGAAAACCTTTTAACCTATTGCCTATTGCCCATAGCCCATAGCCTATTAATATAATAAAAGCATAAGAAGGAGGAAGTTGGAAAATGTTGGCTCAACGAATTGGAATGACCGGGATATTGATTGGAATCCTTATTCTGGGTTTATCGGGTAATGGCCTGGCCGCCTGGGGGAGCAAAGAACTGGATACAGAGAAGATTGCCGTAAATTTTGCCAAAGAAGTCGCCCGGGGAGGCTATAAGTTTGTCTCCACAGAAGAGCTTAAGGGTTGGATCGATCAGAAAAAAGAACTGTTGATCGTCGATACCATGCCTTATGAAGACAGCTATAAAAAACAACATGTCCCGGGAGCGGTACAAATAGAATTTCCTATTACGGAAATGAATCAATTAGATGAAAAGAAAAAGGCCGAATTGGAAAAGCTGCTCGGGCCAAACAAGGATCGCCTGATCGTTTTCTACTGCGGCTTCACCAAATGTACCCGCAGCCACAATGGGGCCATGTGGGCGGTAAAGTTGGGTTATAAGAATGTGTACCGCTATCCCGGCGGCATCAAGGCCTGGGATGAGGCCGATTATCCGGTGGGAAAAGTGAAATAGGTTTTTAATAATGAACGAACAGATTAAAGAGAAATGCATCGAATGCTCTCTTTGTCAGAAGGAATGCCGCTTTCTGCAAAAGCATGGCAATCCCAAAGCCATTGCCGATGGGGTTCATTCGGCAGACGGAAAAGGGCTGGATATAGCCTTTGAATGCAGCCTGTGCGGGTTGTGCGGGGCCGTTTGTCCAGTCGGACTCGAACCCTCCCGGTTGTTTCAAGAGATGCGCCGGGAAGCGGTGCACCCGGGCAGAGGAGAATTCCCGGAACACAAGGCTTTGCTGCAATATGAAAAACGGGGGACCTCAAAAAGGTACACCTGGTACGGTCTGCCCCTGGGTTGCGATACGGTATTGTTCCCCGGATGTAACTTGCCCGGAACCAGACCGGAGACGGTGATCAACCTTTTTGAGCATTTGAGGCAAAGCAATCCCAGCCTGGGGGTTGTTCTGGACTGCTGCGCCAAGCCCTCCCTGGATTTGGGTAGACAGGACTATTTTCAGACTATATTCGGGGAAATGGCCGCCTATTTGCTTGATCTGGGAATTCGAAATATTTGGGTGGCCTGTCCCAACTGTTATAAGGTTTTCAGGGAGTATGGGGGAGAGTTGAAAGTGAAAACCGTTTACGAAGTTTTAGCGGAAAATGGGTTACCGAAAACGGGAAATGTTTCAGGCAATGTTACCATTCATGATCCCTGTGTGGTTCGATATGAAGCCCCTATACATGATGATGTTAGAAGTCTGGTAGGAAGAAAAGGCTTGACCATTGAGGAAATGGCCCACACGCGGCAAACCACCCTGTGCTGCGGGGAAGGCGGGGCGGTCGGTTTTTTGTCCCCGGCCCTGGCAAAAAGCTGGTCGGCCCTGAGAAAGGAAGAGGCCCGGGGCCGGAGGATGATCACCTACTGTGCCGGTTGCGTCAATCATTTAAATCCCATCTCTCCGACCAGCCATATCCTGGATCTTCTATTTCAACCCGAAGTCACTTTAGCCGGAAAGATAAAGTCTTCTCGTCCTCCCATGACCTACTGGAATCGGATACGGTTGAAACGCTGGTTTAAGAAAAATGTAAATGCGGCTGTCACTCGTGAAAGGGTTTTTCAAAAGGAATGAGAACTGGGATAGATGACGGGGAGACCGTCGTCGTCGAGACGCGGCGCGGCAAAATGGAGATAAGGGTCCCCTCCCATATCGTCCCTATGTAATCTACCTGCCGTGAGTCAAGGCGATTTTCTCAAACATGGTCACCAGCCCCACGCAGAGCGAATAGATCGAATCGATTCGGAGATTCTCTTCTGCGGTGACGTCAAAGAACAGGTGCAGGGAAGAATCCATACTGTCCTCGCTTTTCCAGTAACATAATAGAATGGGTAGAAGGGGGAGGGGATGGATGACTACGGCGATATCCGAATTGAAACGGTCCGGTGCGGGTTCCCCGGCGAAAATTTCGACCAGCAGTTCCAGGAGTTCGGTGTATTCGTCGATGACTCTTTTTAAGGGTTTCTCACAACGCTGCCCGAAAAGACGCCACCAGTCCGCTCCGCCCCGGGTTTCCCGGAGCGGAATCCACTCCCCACGGGGCTGACGTCCGGTGCAATCCAGGACATAGTTCAATATGGGGATGGAAACCCACTGGTTTACATGGCAACCGGAAGAGATGACACCTGCGGCATCCACGCTGAAAGGCTTGCCTAAACAGGTTAGCGTCAATTTCCCCTGGTGGTACAGGGCGCCGCACCGCTTTGCGGCGTCGGCCAGGTTGATCGCCCGGATACGTTGTTGCAGGTTATTCAATGCTTTCTCCATATCCCTCTCGATCTGGCTGGCTTCCCCTGAACCCTTCCGGGCCTCTATCGTGCCATCCCCTTCAAGATAGGGGCAATCGGCGAGTGTTTTTTTACCCTGGAATACGGCCACCGAAAAGGCCAGGCAACTGGCCTGACGGCATTCCCGGCAGTTGGTTTTGGGAAGCCGGTTCAATACACTCAGATGACTTGAGAACTGCGTCATAGTCTTTCCTCCGTAAAACAGTTTTCCTACATGGTACCCTAAGCTCAAGCGGTTGTCATCCCCCGTTTGGGCTATCCGGGGCGATTATTAGGGCAGGGAAGGGGGGGGAAGCAAAGCGAAGAAATATTTTTTTGGAATTTATTGTTACTCTGGAAAAAATAGTATATAGTTCTCATCCGAAAATCCAAAATTTTCAGAGTATTAAAACTAATCAGGTCAGAGAACGAGCGGCCAGAAGATCCTGATTAAAGAGGTTACGGTTGTGGAATCCCCGAAGGAAGGAGAAGGACATTGATAGGCGCCTTTCTTGAATTTTCGTTTGAAAGGGCCGGTATGCGTTCTCTGGTTAACGGCAGAAGCTATGGGGCCTGTTTTAAGCTTGACCAGGATGTGCGGAGCCTTTTCCCCTATATCAATTCCGTTATCCCGGATGCCCGGTATTTTGACCAACCCGCATCTATCCAATTCCTTTTCAAGAATATTCAATCCACCCTCTATCCCCGGGAAGTGGTAGCCGCGCCATTTTCGAGCAAGGATCAGGCCCTGGCCTTTTTTTCACAACTTGTTGATTTTTTAAATGATCTCCATGCTAAACGAAACGATTTCCTGCCGAATCATCGAACCTACCGCCCGCTTTCAGTTATCGACGTTTTAACACTTTTGCCGAAAACCAATTGCCGGGAGTGTGGGTATCCCACCTGTTTGGCCTTTGCCGCGGCTTTACGCCAGGGAAAGAGCGTGCCCGAACTTTGCCCGGGATTTTCCGCCCCCATCTACGAAAATGCCGTCTATCCGGTTTTCGATCGGGACGGCGGTCTGGCCTCCACCATCACCATCGAAATCGATCCGGCCAAACGACACCAGGCCATTGGCGGGATCTCCGGACCGATTGCCCCTTCCTCGTCCCCCAACTCATCGTCAGGGACGGGTAAAGAACCCCCACGGGAACAGGAACCAGCGATCGGCCAGCCTCCTTTGACGGGGCGGGAAATCCAGGTCCTTCGTTTGGTTGCCGAAGGGGCAACCAATATCGCTATTTCCGAACTTTTGACCATCAGCCCCCACACCGTAAAAAGTCATGTCATCCATATCTTCAATAAGCTTGGGGTAAATGATCGCACCCAGGCGGCCGTCTGGGCGGCCCGACACCGACTCATCTGACCGATCCTAATTTTTTTTAAAAAAAAATTACTCAATCCCCCAAATGGGCGATGACATGGTATTGGGTATCTGCTTAAATAATATCCAGAGATCCTGTTTTTAATACGCCGGCGGATTAGCCGGTAAAAACCAAAAAAGATCGTTATAATTCGTTATAATATCGAGATAATAAGGAGGGTGCTATGGCCAGAGTGAAGGATTATACATCAGGGAAAGTCGTTGAATATATCAAGACGGCCTTTTCGGTCATGGACCAGGCCACAACCTCG encodes:
- a CDS encoding rhodanese-like domain-containing protein, giving the protein MTGILIGILILGLSGNGLAAWGSKELDTEKIAVNFAKEVARGGYKFVSTEELKGWIDQKKELLIVDTMPYEDSYKKQHVPGAVQIEFPITEMNQLDEKKKAELEKLLGPNKDRLIVFYCGFTKCTRSHNGAMWAVKLGYKNVYRYPGGIKAWDEADYPVGKVK
- a CDS encoding (Fe-S)-binding protein, with the protein product MNEQIKEKCIECSLCQKECRFLQKHGNPKAIADGVHSADGKGLDIAFECSLCGLCGAVCPVGLEPSRLFQEMRREAVHPGRGEFPEHKALLQYEKRGTSKRYTWYGLPLGCDTVLFPGCNLPGTRPETVINLFEHLRQSNPSLGVVLDCCAKPSLDLGRQDYFQTIFGEMAAYLLDLGIRNIWVACPNCYKVFREYGGELKVKTVYEVLAENGLPKTGNVSGNVTIHDPCVVRYEAPIHDDVRSLVGRKGLTIEEMAHTRQTTLCCGEGGAVGFLSPALAKSWSALRKEEARGRRMITYCAGCVNHLNPISPTSHILDLLFQPEVTLAGKIKSSRPPMTYWNRIRLKRWFKKNVNAAVTRERVFQKE
- a CDS encoding DoxX family protein; translated protein: MSKIMWGANENHKFSINRILARLLPVSTWLSFLIRLGLGTVFIYAGTLKILDPKAFARTISRYDLIPDSILPVAAIGLPVLELLAGIGVILAIRGSLSVMLSLLALFTAVLWYGILSNLNVDCGCFSGEDLKSQAGLWQAFYRDLIMMGGVIVLYGSRWLKFDRKIPVPLWRK
- a CDS encoding helix-turn-helix transcriptional regulator; the encoded protein is MAFAAALRQGKSVPELCPGFSAPIYENAVYPVFDRDGGLASTITIEIDPAKRHQAIGGISGPIAPSSSPNSSSGTGKEPPREQEPAIGQPPLTGREIQVLRLVAEGATNIAISELLTISPHTVKSHVIHIFNKLGVNDRTQAAVWAARHRLI
- a CDS encoding DUF3786 domain-containing protein, whose translation is MTQFSSHLSVLNRLPKTNCRECRQASCLAFSVAVFQGKKTLADCPYLEGDGTIEARKGSGEASQIERDMEKALNNLQQRIRAINLADAAKRCGALYHQGKLTLTCLGKPFSVDAAGVISSGCHVNQWVSIPILNYVLDCTGRQPRGEWIPLRETRGGADWWRLFGQRCEKPLKRVIDEYTELLELLVEIFAGEPAPDRFNSDIAVVIHPLPLLPILLCYWKSEDSMDSSLHLFFDVTAEENLRIDSIYSLCVGLVTMFEKIALTHGR